A section of the Paracoccaceae bacterium genome encodes:
- a CDS encoding DUF2948 family protein has translation MSDARFEDAGPPPLRLRAFDADDLQVISALVQDAVFPASEMRFDKTKRRFAMLINRFRWEEKTDRPAERVQSVLSVEDVQNARTQGPDMRDTDTVLSLLALEFEPGADGTGQLVLTLAGDGAVALDVEALEVTLSDVTRAYAANTGARPSHPD, from the coding sequence ATGAGCGATGCGCGTTTCGAAGACGCGGGCCCGCCACCGCTGCGGCTGAGGGCGTTTGACGCCGATGATCTGCAAGTGATCTCGGCACTGGTTCAGGATGCGGTTTTTCCAGCCTCCGAAATGCGGTTCGACAAGACAAAGCGGCGTTTCGCGATGTTGATCAACCGGTTCCGCTGGGAGGAAAAAACCGACCGCCCCGCCGAGCGCGTGCAATCCGTGCTGAGTGTCGAGGATGTGCAGAACGCCCGCACCCAGGGCCCGGATATGCGCGACACCGATACGGTCCTGTCGCTGCTGGCGCTGGAGTTCGAACCGGGCGCGGATGGCACCGGGCAACTGGTCCTGACGCTGGCGGGTGACGGTGCGGTCGCGCTGGACGTCGAAGCGTTGGAGGTCACCCTGTCGGACGTCACCCGCGCCTATGCCGCCAACACGGGCGCGCGCCCGTCGCACCCGGATTAA
- a CDS encoding IS630 family transposase (programmed frameshift), whose translation MSAPLPSALRIRFQRYIEEGLSGRAAALRLKLSPATGARWARQVRMKGHAEPARQGPPRGKGKLAPHREFFEELIAQDPDITLFELRNALADAEGVRVHHSSIANLLSRLGFTYKKSLVATERRRAKVRQQRADWFRYRSPAIATFPERVVFIDETAVKTNLTRLRGRAKRGKRLTMDAPFGSWGTQTLIAGLTQGALIAPWVIKGAIDGPAFAAYIREVLVPEINPGTVVILDNLATHRNKEATQALRNHGCWFLYLPPYSPDLNPIEQAFSKLKAHLRRIGVRSFTQVFEAIGAICDLYDPVECWNYFKAAGYVSG comes from the exons ATGTCAGCACCTTTGCCATCTGCGCTTCGGATACGGTTTCAGAGATACATTGAAGAAGGGTTGAGCGGGCGCGCGGCGGCGTTGCGGTTGAAGCTGTCGCCTGCCACAGGCGCGCGGTGGGCGCGTCAGGTGAGGATGAAGGGTCATGCGGAACCTGCCCGGCAGGGACCGCCGCGCGGCAAGGGAAAGCTGGCTCCGCATCGGGAATTCTTTGAGGAGTTGATCGCACAAGACCCTGACATCACGCTCTTTGAGTTGCGTAATGCGCTGGCCGATGCAGAGGGTGTGCGGGTGCATCACTCCTCCATCGCCAACCTTCTGTCCCGGCTCGGCTTCACGTAC AAAAAGTCGCTGGTCGCAACCGAGCGCCGCCGCGCCAAGGTAAGGCAGCAACGGGCCGACTGGTTCAGATACCGCTCGCCAGCCATTGCGACCTTTCCTGAGCGCGTTGTCTTTATTGACGAAACCGCAGTGAAGACAAACCTCACGCGCCTACGCGGCAGAGCCAAGCGCGGTAAGCGCCTGACGATGGATGCGCCCTTCGGAAGCTGGGGAACCCAAACCTTGATCGCGGGCCTGACCCAAGGCGCGCTGATCGCACCTTGGGTCATCAAGGGAGCGATAGATGGCCCCGCCTTCGCGGCCTACATCCGCGAAGTGCTGGTCCCCGAGATCAACCCCGGCACTGTCGTCATTCTCGACAACCTGGCAACCCACCGGAATAAGGAGGCGACGCAGGCTTTACGCAATCACGGCTGCTGGTTCCTTTACCTGCCACCGTACTCGCCCGACCTGAATCCCATCGAGCAGGCCTTCTCTAAACTGAAAGCCCATTTGCGACGGATCGGGGTCAGGTCCTTTACCCAGGTCTTCGAAGCAATCGGAGCAATCTGCGATCTCTACGACCCAGTAGAATGCTGGAACTACTTTAAGGCCGCCGGATATGTCTCAGGTTAA
- the hisF gene encoding imidazole glycerol phosphate synthase subunit HisF, with amino-acid sequence MLKTRIIPCLDVADGRVVKGVNFVDLIDAGDPVEAAIAYDAAGADELCFLDINATHENRGTLFDLARRTAEHCFMPLTVGGGVRTPDDVRALLLAGADKVSFNSAAVADPDVIARSAERFGSQCIVVAIDAKTVAPGKWEIFTHGGRRETGIDAVDFARTVTAKGAGEILLTSMDRDGTRSGFNLPLTRAISDAVGVPVIASGGVGTLDHLVEGVTQGGASAVLAASIFHFGEFTIGQAKAHMAAAGIAMRMA; translated from the coding sequence ATGCTGAAGACCCGCATCATCCCGTGTCTGGACGTGGCCGATGGCCGTGTCGTGAAAGGCGTGAACTTCGTCGATCTGATCGACGCGGGCGATCCGGTTGAGGCGGCGATCGCCTATGACGCCGCCGGCGCGGACGAGCTGTGCTTCCTCGACATCAATGCAACCCACGAAAATCGCGGCACTTTGTTCGATCTGGCGCGCCGGACGGCGGAACATTGCTTCATGCCACTGACCGTGGGTGGCGGTGTGCGCACGCCCGATGATGTGCGCGCGCTGCTGCTGGCCGGGGCTGACAAGGTCAGCTTCAATTCCGCCGCCGTCGCCGATCCCGATGTGATCGCAAGGTCCGCCGAACGCTTCGGCAGCCAATGCATCGTCGTGGCCATCGACGCCAAAACCGTGGCCCCCGGCAAATGGGAGATCTTCACTCATGGCGGCCGCCGCGAAACCGGCATCGACGCGGTTGATTTTGCCCGCACCGTCACCGCCAAAGGGGCCGGGGAAATCCTGCTGACCAGCATGGACCGTGACGGCACCCGCAGCGGTTTCAACCTGCCCCTAACCCGCGCGATTTCCGACGCGGTCGGCGTGCCGGTCATCGCCTCGGGCGGGGTCGGAACGCTGGATCATCTGGTCGAAGGCGTGACCCAAGGCGGGGCGAGCGCGGTTCTGGCGGCCTCGATTTTTCACTTCGGCGAATTCACCATTGGGCAGGCCAAGGCCCATATGGCCGCCGCCGGAATCGCGATGAGGATGGCATGA
- a CDS encoding helix-turn-helix domain-containing protein: protein MRYPASEKFEIIRTVEASHLPTRQTLKMLGIPSSTYYDWYARWSDGGLDGLADRSPKPASVWNRIPDTVRDDVVDFALEHEDLTPRELAVKYTDEKRYFVSESSVYRILSAEDLITAPAHVVIRAADEFRDKTVRPNELWQNTSQENMHEGLHVRIVDDAIWQLVQTMGPRSACREKRPPFGNLLNDNVCAMGWSAASARLPCLRRISRCRSLKVVSRHILYSAPFAIFPICRWIGCGSARFLLPSAPWLASSSSRPCKKMPRRDIPTNGFDIAEISDHS from the coding sequence ATGAGGTATCCCGCATCCGAGAAGTTTGAAATCATCCGCACGGTGGAGGCATCCCATCTGCCTACGCGTCAAACCCTGAAGATGCTCGGCATTCCCAGCAGCACCTATTACGACTGGTACGCGCGTTGGAGCGATGGCGGCCTCGATGGCCTAGCCGATCGTTCTCCCAAACCTGCGTCGGTCTGGAACCGCATCCCGGACACGGTTCGCGACGATGTCGTCGACTTTGCCCTGGAGCACGAAGACCTGACACCGCGCGAGTTGGCGGTCAAATACACCGATGAGAAGCGCTACTTTGTGTCTGAGTCGTCTGTCTATCGCATCCTCAGCGCGGAGGATCTGATCACGGCACCAGCCCATGTGGTAATCCGGGCCGCGGATGAGTTCAGGGACAAGACAGTCCGACCGAACGAACTGTGGCAAAACACGTCACAGGAAAATATGCATGAAGGGCTTCACGTGCGGATCGTTGACGACGCAATATGGCAGTTGGTTCAAACGATGGGTCCAAGATCTGCGTGTAGGGAAAAGCGCCCTCCATTCGGCAATTTACTGAATGACAATGTTTGCGCGATGGGATGGTCAGCCGCATCCGCCCGCTTGCCTTGCTTGCGCCGGATATCTCGATGTCGATCCTTGAAGGTCGTCAGCCGCCACATCTTATACTCAGCTCCCTTCGCGATCTTCCCGATCTGCCGCTGGATCGGGTGCGGCAGCGCCAGGTTCTTGCTTCCCTCCGCACCCTGGCTCGCGTCGAGTAGTTCAAGACCTTGCAAGAAAATGCCCCGCCGAGATATTCCCACAAACGGCTTCGATATCGCTGAGATCAGTGACCATTCATAA
- a CDS encoding UPF0262 family protein, whose translation MTARLSHIEIDDSALAPPTPEIEQERKVAVFDLLEDNSFALPRDDAPDGPYHLILSIKDRRLVFDLKQENETPAAEFHLSLGPFRQVVKDYFQICESYFEAVKTMPPSQIETIDMARRGIHNEGARVLMERLDGKAEVDIDTARRLFTLVCVLHFGG comes from the coding sequence ATGACGGCACGCCTGTCCCATATCGAGATCGACGATTCCGCGCTGGCCCCGCCTACGCCCGAGATTGAACAGGAACGCAAGGTCGCCGTCTTCGATCTGTTGGAAGACAACAGCTTTGCCCTGCCGCGTGACGATGCACCGGATGGACCTTATCACCTGATCCTTTCAATCAAGGATCGCCGCCTGGTCTTTGATCTGAAACAGGAAAATGAAACACCTGCGGCGGAATTCCACCTGTCGCTGGGTCCGTTCCGGCAGGTCGTGAAAGATTATTTCCAGATCTGCGAAAGCTATTTCGAAGCGGTGAAGACCATGCCGCCCAGCCAGATCGAAACCATCGACATGGCCCGGCGCGGCATCCACAACGAAGGCGCGCGGGTGCTGATGGAGCGGCTGGACGGCAAGGCCGAGGTTGACATCGACACGGCGCGCCGCCTGTTCACCCTGGTCTGCGTGCTGCATTTTGGTGGCTGA
- a CDS encoding transposase, translating into MKQKSGTSKDAADKLVRGIKRKTRKHYSAEEKIRVVLAGLRGEESIAALCRREGIAESLYYSWSKEFLEAGKNRLAGDTALQATSPEVKELRSESAALKEVVAELTLENRLLKKSMLGDGEADA; encoded by the coding sequence ATGAAACAGAAATCCGGAACATCGAAAGACGCCGCTGACAAGTTGGTCAGGGGTATCAAGCGGAAGACCCGCAAACACTATTCAGCAGAAGAGAAGATCAGGGTCGTGCTGGCCGGCCTGCGCGGCGAGGAGAGCATTGCCGCATTGTGCCGCCGCGAGGGCATCGCTGAGAGCCTATACTATTCGTGGTCGAAGGAGTTCCTGGAAGCGGGAAAGAACCGCTTGGCGGGCGACACGGCACTCCAAGCGACGTCTCCCGAAGTCAAAGAGCTACGGTCGGAATCTGCCGCCCTGAAGGAGGTAGTCGCCGAACTGACGCTGGAGAACCGCCTGCTCAAAAAAAGCATGCTCGGGGATGGGGAGGCCGACGCATGA
- a CDS encoding CoA-binding protein, protein MSEYSDISLRSILARVSSIAMVGVSPNPVRPSHYVARYMSLRGYRVYPVNPGHAGKMLFGRTVLERLSDVPEPVDMVDIFRKSDAVPAIVDDALKLFPDLDVIWMQIGVEHAEAAAKAEARGVTVIQNRCPKLEHQRLFGELRKGGFATGVISSRLR, encoded by the coding sequence ATGTCAGAGTATTCCGATATTTCGCTGCGCAGCATTCTGGCGCGGGTAAGCTCCATCGCCATGGTCGGCGTGTCGCCCAATCCGGTGCGGCCCAGCCATTATGTGGCACGGTATATGTCGCTGCGTGGCTATCGCGTTTACCCGGTCAATCCGGGGCATGCGGGTAAAATGCTGTTCGGGCGCACCGTATTGGAAAGGCTGAGCGACGTGCCGGAACCGGTTGATATGGTGGATATATTCCGAAAGTCAGACGCCGTACCTGCCATCGTAGATGATGCGCTGAAGCTGTTCCCGGATCTGGACGTCATCTGGATGCAGATCGGCGTGGAACACGCCGAAGCGGCGGCGAAAGCCGAGGCGCGCGGCGTCACCGTGATTCAGAACCGCTGCCCCAAACTCGAACACCAGCGCCTGTTCGGAGAGCTGCGCAAAGGCGGGTTTGCGACCGGGGTGATCTCCTCCAGGCTTCGGTGA
- the hisD gene encoding histidinol dehydrogenase — protein MVRRLSTEDADFEGEFRALLAAKREDAVDVDDAVAAIIADVRDRGDAAVFELTERFDNISLTSDNVAFSESEVEAACAQVSDEDRAALNLAAARIRAYHERQLPEDASWKDEAGARLGWRWTAVDAAGLYVPGGLATYPSSVLMNAIPAQVAGVRRLVIAVPTPNGQVNPLVLLAARLAGVDTIYRIGGAQAIAALAYGTETIRPVDTITGPGNAYVAAAKRRVFGRVGIDMIAGPSEILVIADKHNNPDWIALDLLSQAEHDASAQSILITNNKRLSGEAGGAVEHLLTTLERRDIAAASWADNGAIITVRDWGEAAALSDRIAPEHLQLCVEEPRALAANIRHAGAIFLGKWTPEAIGDYIAGPNHVLPTARSARFSSGLGVLDFMKRTTMTELTPEAMRVIGPAAERLARSESLEAHGLSVGARLERLNRPPE, from the coding sequence ATGGTTCGCCGACTAAGCACTGAAGATGCGGATTTCGAGGGTGAATTCCGCGCCCTGCTGGCCGCCAAACGCGAAGACGCGGTCGATGTGGATGACGCGGTCGCCGCGATCATCGCTGACGTGCGCGACCGCGGCGATGCAGCTGTGTTTGAGTTAACGGAACGCTTCGACAATATCTCGCTAACATCTGATAACGTGGCATTTTCTGAAAGTGAGGTTGAGGCCGCATGCGCGCAGGTCTCGGACGAAGATCGCGCCGCACTGAACCTGGCCGCCGCGCGCATTCGCGCCTATCACGAACGCCAGTTGCCGGAAGACGCAAGCTGGAAGGACGAGGCTGGCGCGCGCCTTGGCTGGCGCTGGACGGCTGTGGATGCGGCGGGCCTGTATGTGCCGGGCGGGCTGGCCACCTACCCCTCGTCGGTATTGATGAACGCGATTCCGGCCCAGGTCGCCGGGGTCAGGCGGCTGGTTATCGCGGTGCCAACACCCAATGGTCAGGTGAACCCGCTGGTCCTGCTGGCGGCGCGGCTGGCCGGGGTCGACACGATCTATCGCATCGGCGGCGCGCAGGCGATTGCCGCGCTGGCCTATGGCACTGAAACGATCCGCCCCGTCGATACGATCACCGGCCCCGGCAACGCTTATGTCGCCGCCGCCAAACGCCGCGTCTTTGGGCGCGTTGGCATCGACATGATCGCTGGCCCGTCCGAGATTTTGGTGATCGCCGACAAGCACAACAACCCGGACTGGATCGCGCTGGATTTGCTCAGCCAGGCCGAACATGATGCAAGCGCTCAATCCATTTTGATAACGAATAACAAACGGTTATCGGGCGAAGCTGGTGGGGCTGTTGAGCACCTTCTGACCACGCTGGAACGCCGCGACATCGCCGCGGCCAGTTGGGCTGACAACGGCGCGATCATCACGGTGCGTGACTGGGGCGAGGCTGCCGCGCTCAGCGACCGGATCGCGCCGGAACACCTGCAACTGTGCGTCGAAGAACCGCGCGCGCTGGCCGCCAACATCCGGCACGCGGGTGCGATCTTCCTGGGCAAATGGACGCCCGAGGCGATTGGCGACTATATCGCCGGTCCGAACCACGTATTGCCCACGGCCCGTTCGGCGCGGTTCTCATCCGGGCTTGGGGTTCTAGACTTCATGAAGCGCACCACAATGACCGAACTGACCCCCGAAGCGATGCGCGTCATCGGACCCGCGGCCGAACGGCTGGCCCGCTCGGAAAGCCTGGAGGCACACGGCCTCAGCGTCGGCGCGCGGCTGGAACGGCTGAACAGGCCCCCGGAATGA
- a CDS encoding phosphoribosyl-ATP diphosphatase produces MSILETLAATIEARKSADPESSWTAALLAKGPEKCAEKFGEEAVEAIIEAVKGDRAALMAEAADVLYHLLVMLAARDVPLSDVLAELDRRQNTSGITEKNSRK; encoded by the coding sequence ATGAGTATTCTGGAAACCCTCGCCGCCACAATCGAGGCCCGCAAATCCGCCGACCCGGAATCCAGCTGGACCGCCGCCTTGCTGGCCAAAGGCCCGGAAAAATGCGCCGAAAAATTCGGTGAGGAAGCCGTTGAGGCGATCATCGAAGCCGTCAAAGGCGACCGCGCCGCGCTGATGGCCGAAGCTGCCGACGTCCTCTATCACCTGCTGGTCATGCTGGCTGCGCGGGATGTGCCGTTGTCCGATGTACTGGCAGAACTCGACCGTCGTCAGAATACTTCAGGCATCACAGAAAAAAATTCTCGTAAGTAA
- the rlmB gene encoding 23S rRNA (guanosine(2251)-2'-O)-methyltransferase RlmB: MKKPTWVIDKERARRAAASVTFWLFGIHAVADALMNPARVKQRLVVTQNARDRLGDAIAASAMTPEVADPRKFPVPLDPGSVHQGAAVEVRPLAWGAVADHIAGPDAGQGPFVMLDRVSDPHNVGAILRSAEVFGARAVVAPARHSAPETGALAKAASGALERQPYLRIGNLSNAMREVQNAGIACIGLAGEGDVTLAEALDKLGNRPVALVLGAEGPGLREKTRETCDVIARIPFAAEFGSLNVSNAAAVALYEVARRG; this comes from the coding sequence ATGAAGAAACCAACCTGGGTGATCGACAAGGAACGTGCGCGCCGCGCAGCGGCGTCTGTAACGTTCTGGCTGTTCGGCATTCACGCGGTTGCTGACGCGTTGATGAATCCGGCACGTGTGAAACAGCGGCTGGTGGTCACGCAGAATGCGCGTGACCGGCTGGGTGATGCGATCGCTGCCAGCGCCATGACGCCCGAAGTTGCCGATCCGCGTAAGTTTCCGGTGCCGCTGGACCCAGGCTCGGTCCATCAGGGGGCCGCTGTCGAGGTTCGGCCGCTGGCCTGGGGTGCGGTGGCTGATCACATCGCTGGCCCGGATGCGGGGCAGGGGCCGTTCGTGATGCTGGACAGGGTCAGTGACCCGCACAACGTTGGCGCGATCCTGCGCAGTGCCGAGGTTTTCGGTGCGCGGGCCGTGGTCGCCCCGGCGCGCCATTCCGCCCCCGAAACCGGGGCGCTGGCGAAAGCGGCCTCCGGCGCACTGGAACGCCAGCCGTACTTGCGGATCGGCAACCTCAGCAATGCAATGCGCGAGGTGCAGAATGCCGGGATCGCTTGTATCGGCCTGGCAGGTGAAGGCGACGTGACACTGGCCGAGGCATTGGACAAGCTGGGCAATCGACCTGTCGCATTGGTCCTTGGGGCCGAAGGTCCTGGGCTGCGGGAAAAGACCCGCGAAACCTGCGACGTGATCGCCCGGATCCCGTTCGCGGCCGAGTTCGGGTCGCTGAATGTCTCAAACGCCGCCGCCGTGGCGCTGTATGAGGTCGCGCGCCGGGGGTAG
- the murA gene encoding UDP-N-acetylglucosamine 1-carboxyvinyltransferase → MDSILVRGGQPLNGEIPIAGAKNACLTLMPATLLSEEPLTLTNAPRLSDIATMSDLLRSLGAEATAMQDGKVLALSSHALTSQHADYEIVRKMRASILVLGPLLARFGEAEVSLPGGCAIGARPVDLHLKALEAMGAKLDLRDGYVHATAPQGLRGAQFRFAFASVGATENALMAATLAKGTTVLDNAAREPEIVDLARCLRAMGAQIEGEGTSTITIQGVDRLGGATHRVVTDRIELGTYMLAPAITGGEVECLGGSLDLVGAFAEKLNDAGIEVTETKRGLKVARRNGRVRAVDVATEPFPGFPTDLQAQMMALMCTADGTSVLEENIFENRFMHAPELMRMGADIDVHGGTATVTGVKRLKGAPVMATDLRASVSLILAGLAAEGETVVSRVYHLDRGYEHVEKKLSACGAQIERIAA, encoded by the coding sequence ATGGATTCGATTCTGGTGCGTGGCGGGCAACCGCTGAACGGTGAAATCCCGATTGCAGGGGCCAAGAACGCCTGTCTGACGCTGATGCCTGCGACCCTGCTCAGCGAAGAACCGCTGACCCTGACGAACGCGCCCCGCCTGTCCGACATCGCCACGATGAGCGATCTTCTGCGATCCCTGGGGGCCGAGGCGACGGCCATGCAGGACGGCAAGGTTCTGGCCCTGTCCAGCCACGCCCTGACCAGCCAACACGCGGATTACGAGATTGTGCGCAAGATGCGCGCCTCGATCCTGGTGCTTGGCCCGTTGTTGGCCCGATTTGGCGAGGCTGAGGTCTCGCTTCCCGGCGGATGCGCGATCGGCGCGCGCCCGGTTGACCTGCATCTGAAAGCGTTGGAGGCGATGGGCGCCAAGCTGGACCTGCGCGATGGCTATGTCCATGCGACGGCCCCGCAGGGGCTGCGCGGTGCGCAGTTCCGCTTTGCCTTCGCGTCGGTCGGGGCCACGGAAAACGCCCTGATGGCGGCAACGCTGGCCAAGGGGACGACCGTATTGGACAATGCCGCGCGCGAGCCCGAGATTGTCGATCTGGCCCGATGCCTGCGCGCGATGGGTGCGCAGATCGAAGGCGAGGGAACATCCACAATCACGATCCAGGGCGTCGACCGCCTGGGCGGTGCGACCCACCGCGTGGTCACCGACCGGATCGAACTTGGCACCTATATGCTGGCCCCCGCGATCACCGGCGGAGAAGTGGAATGCCTGGGCGGGTCGCTGGACCTGGTCGGGGCCTTCGCCGAAAAGCTGAACGACGCGGGGATCGAGGTCACGGAAACCAAACGCGGGCTGAAAGTGGCGCGCAGGAATGGCCGGGTGCGGGCCGTGGACGTCGCGACCGAACCCTTTCCGGGCTTCCCCACCGACCTTCAGGCACAGATGATGGCCCTGATGTGTACTGCCGACGGAACCTCGGTTCTGGAAGAAAACATCTTTGAAAACCGCTTTATGCACGCGCCCGAACTGATGCGCATGGGGGCCGATATCGACGTCCACGGCGGCACCGCGACGGTAACCGGGGTCAAGCGCCTGAAAGGTGCGCCGGTGATGGCGACGGACCTGCGTGCCTCGGTCTCGCTGATCCTTGCCGGACTGGCAGCCGAAGGGGAAACCGTGGTCAGCCGGGTCTATCATCTGGATCGCGGATACGAACATGTTGAAAAGAAACTCTCTGCCTGCGGTGCACAGATCGAACGGATCGCTGCATGA
- a CDS encoding YHS domain-containing protein, whose protein sequence is MTTRRAVLALFATLPAVALTMQAAHAAEPMVFSDDGAAIRGTDPVAYFTQGEAVEGSAEFSSQHDGATWHFASAENKAMFDADPAKYAPQYGGYCAYAVSQGYTASTDPDAWSIEGGKLYLNFSQSVRRRWLRDVPGHIASGDANWPSVLGS, encoded by the coding sequence ATGACAACCCGCCGCGCCGTACTGGCCCTGTTTGCAACCCTTCCCGCCGTCGCCCTGACCATGCAGGCCGCCCATGCGGCTGAACCGATGGTGTTTTCGGACGATGGCGCCGCAATCCGCGGCACTGACCCGGTCGCCTATTTCACCCAAGGTGAGGCTGTAGAGGGCAGCGCCGAATTCTCCAGCCAGCACGACGGCGCGACCTGGCATTTCGCCAGTGCAGAAAACAAAGCGATGTTTGATGCCGATCCGGCGAAATATGCACCGCAATACGGTGGCTACTGCGCCTATGCCGTCAGCCAGGGGTATACGGCGTCGACCGACCCGGATGCCTGGAGCATCGAGGGTGGCAAACTGTACCTGAACTTCTCGCAATCCGTGCGCCGCCGCTGGCTGCGGGATGTACCGGGGCATATTGCCTCGGGCGATGCCAACTGGCCATCCGTACTGGGCAGCTGA